One window of the Spirochaetia bacterium 38H-sp genome contains the following:
- a CDS encoding HD domain-containing phosphohydrolase, which produces MGNIINIEEPDEAKKGSFLHIKDLDILLETILTQSRLITNSDAGSIYLKDGNNIKIEYAQNDTLQAQLPRGHKLIYEVFSVPINNKTISGYVANTKKPLLIEDVYSIPSSAPYSFSSMADTISGYKTISMMTMPLLSPREELLGVIQLINPKDSDGNIRAFCKIDMEAVNQLVMSASFALQQAKIMRNIVLKMIKMSQMRDPHETGAHVNRVAAYSVEIYEAWAIQQNIEEKEIYRTKDILRISAMLHDAGKVAISDTILKKPGKLTPEEMEIIKTHTWMGAQLFWGPDNEFEQAAYDISLTHHERWDGSGYPGKVDVFSGKPLSGRLSPLAGEEIPIFGRIVSLADVYDALSSKRSYKEKWPEERVKEELLKMSGKAFDPNLVNIFFNIYQNIELIRKRYPD; this is translated from the coding sequence ATGGGGAATATAATCAACATAGAAGAGCCGGATGAGGCAAAAAAGGGGAGTTTTTTACATATAAAGGACCTTGATATATTGCTCGAGACAATATTGACACAATCAAGGTTAATTACAAACTCCGATGCAGGTTCTATCTATCTCAAAGATGGGAATAATATAAAGATAGAATATGCTCAGAACGATACTTTGCAGGCACAATTGCCGCGGGGACACAAACTTATATATGAAGTTTTTTCCGTGCCAATAAATAATAAGACAATATCGGGATATGTGGCAAACACTAAGAAACCGCTTCTCATAGAGGATGTTTATTCTATTCCTTCGTCTGCTCCGTATTCTTTTAGCTCTATGGCGGATACTATCTCCGGTTATAAGACGATATCTATGATGACCATGCCGCTTTTGAGTCCCAGGGAAGAACTCCTAGGTGTTATACAGCTTATCAACCCCAAGGATTCTGATGGGAATATCAGAGCTTTTTGCAAAATAGACATGGAGGCTGTAAATCAGCTGGTTATGAGCGCTTCTTTTGCTCTTCAGCAGGCAAAGATAATGAGAAACATTGTCCTTAAGATGATAAAGATGTCCCAGATGAGAGATCCTCATGAAACAGGCGCTCATGTAAATCGTGTTGCTGCCTATTCTGTTGAGATATACGAGGCTTGGGCTATACAACAGAATATAGAGGAAAAAGAAATATACAGAACAAAGGATATTCTCAGGATAAGTGCCATGTTGCATGATGCAGGAAAAGTGGCAATATCAGATACTATTCTCAAAAAACCGGGAAAACTTACTCCTGAAGAGATGGAAATAATCAAGACTCATACATGGATGGGTGCGCAGCTTTTTTGGGGGCCTGATAATGAGTTTGAGCAGGCTGCTTATGATATAAGTCTGACTCATCATGAAAGATGGGATGGCAGCGGGTATCCGGGAAAAGTGGATGTTTTTTCCGGAAAACCTTTATCTGGAAGGCTTAGTCCTCTTGCAGGAGAAGAGATACCCATATTTGGCAGAATTGTTTCTCTTGCGGATGTATATGATGCTCTTTCTTCAAAAAGGAGTTATAAAGAAAAATGGCCGGAGGAGAGAGTAAAGGAGGAATTGCTTAAGATGTCAGGAAAGGCCTTTGACCCTAACCTTGTTAATATATTTTTTAATATCTATCAAAATATAGAGTTAATAAGAAAGAGGTATCCGGATTAA